A region of the Actinomycetota bacterium genome:
CGAACCTGCACTACGACCGTGAGCTGATCGAGCGGTTCGTCGGCTACCTGCCGCCGGGGCCGCCCGCGTTCGCGATGGAATTCCGTCACGCGTCGTGGAACGAGGCCAAAGACCTGCTGCGCGACCAGGGCATCGCGTGGTGCGTGGCGGAGACCGACGAGCGCGACCCGAAGCCCGAGGAGCTCTCGTGGGAGCCGGTTGGATACCTGCGGCTGCGCAAGACCGAGTACGGCGACGGTGAGCTTCAGGAGTGGGCGGAAAGGATCCGGCCAGCGCTCGAGTCCGGGGCCGACATCTTCTGCTACTTCAAGCACGAGGATCGTGGCGCGAGCCCCAAGATGGCGAAGCGGCTGGAAGGCCTGCTGCACGCAGAACGAAGCAGCGGTTGACCGAGGGCCCTTCCTAGCGCCAATTCAGCACTTAGGCAACGGATGGTCAACATCCGACGGTCAGCACCGGCTCGGTTCGCGAACGATCAGTTGTTGATGACCCGATACAGGCGCCAGCGGTCGGGGACGCCCTTCAACTCGTGTTCGCCCCCGTCCTCGAAGATGAGGCCGCTCCCCGCAACGAGGTCCTTCACCGTCTGCGACACCAGTACTTCCGACGGGCGCGCCTTCGCGCCGACCCGGGCACCGATCGCCACAGCGATGCCGCCCACGTCTTCCCCGATGCGTTCGCACTCGCCGGTATGAAGTCCGGCGCGGATCTCGATACCGAGCCGTTTGACCGCTTCCGCGGACGCGGTCGCCGCACGGATCGCGCGTGCCGGTCCGTCGAAGGTCGCGAGGAACCCGTCGCCCATCGTCTTGACCTCCCGCCCGTGGTAGCGGGCGATCTGCCCACGCAAGATGCGATCGTGATCGTCCGCGACCTCGCGCCAGCGACGATCGCCCATGGCGGCCGCCTGGGCGGTGGAATCCACGATGTCGGTGAACAGGACGGTGCAGAGAACCCGTGACAGCTCTGCCTCGTCATCGTGCACCGAGCGGATGAACCGTTCGATCTCGGCGATCAACGCTTCTGCATCACCCTGCCACGGGAAGTGATCGTCTCCCGGCAGCGTCACGTGACGGCAACCGGGGATGCGCTTCGCCGTGTACCCATCCGGCGGCGGCACCGGGTCACCCTCGCGAGCGATCTCGAGCGTCGGAACGTGGATCGAGGGAAGGATCGCACGGACGTCGATCTGGTGGTTCATCCGCCAGAGCGTCTCTCCTGCGCCAGGACTCGCACCCATGCGCGCGAGGGTGGCGAAGAACGCCACCTCGACTGGATCGTCGGCCTTGCTCCGCCCAGCCCACGAACGCAGCTCGTCAGCGGCCCAGTCGTTGGTGCCCCATCGAGCCCGGTCCTCGGCGATGAATCGCTCGAGCTCCTCGTCCGTTTCGCCCCACGGGAAGTCTGGGGCCCATGCGTACCGAGGTGTCTCTCCGAACGCCACCAACGCGATCGTGCGCTCCGGATACGTCGCAGCGAAGAGCATGGCCATCGGGCCACCCTCTGACAGACCGAGGATCACCGCTCGCTCGGAGTCGGTGGCATCCATCACCGCTTGGACGTCGATCATCCGCGTCTCAAGATCGGGGACGTAGTTCGGGGCGACGCGATCTGAGAGCCCGGTGCCGCGCTTGTCGAACAGGATCAACCGAGAGAACGACGCGATCCTGCGGTAGAGGCGGGCGAGCGGTGGATGGGTCCATCCGAACTCGACGTGTGAGACGAAGCCCGGGATCCACACGAGGTCGACCGGGCCGTCGTCGACCACCTGGTACGCGATGGACACACCATCCGTGGTCTCGGCGTATCGCGTCTCTGGCAAGTCCACGGAGCTATCCTGGGCAACCGCAATACGTTAGGCAATGCTTTCGCTCATCGAGCCGGCCGGGTTGCGGTCCTCGACCCTGGCGAACCAGACTGGCCGCGTGAAGAACCCTGGCGTCCGGCCCGCGTGGAGCATTGGCGAGCACGAGCTCAAAAGCGTCCCCGACCGTGGCATCTGTATCAGGTGACGTCATGGCCCAATCCCCCGAGACACGGTACGCGCGCGCGGCGGACGGGATCCACGTGGGCTACCAGGTGGTGGGCTCCGGTCCTGTAGACATCGTGTTCGTCCCGTTCGACTACTCCAACATCGAAGCCGCCTGGGACTTCCCTCCATTCGTCTCGTTCGTCCGGGGCTTGGCCTCGATCGGCCGGGTGTTGGTCTTCGATCGGCGCGGCAGCGGCACGTCGGACCGTTCGTGGACCGGCGAAGCAGCCACGATCGAAGCGCAGATGGACGACATCCGCGCCGTGATGGACGCAGCGTCATCGGAGCGTGCGTTCCTGTTCGGGATCGAGAGCGGCGCGTCCCTCTGCTTCACGTTCGCCGCGACGCACCCGCATCGCACGTCGGGGGTGATCGTGCAGGCCCCGATGGTGCGTGGCACACCGGCGCCCGACTACCCGGGGACCTGGAGCAGGGAGATGTACGAGGAGTACTTCGAACGGATCGAGCATGCGTGGGGCACCGACGCCTTCGTCCGCGAGGTCCTCGAGGATCTGTCCCCGTCGCTCCTGCACGACGAGACCGTGGTGCGAGCGTTCGGGAGGCAGCTCCGGCTCTCCGCCAGCCCGGGAGACGCGATCGCCCGCGATCGCGCGGTGATGGAGACCGACGTCCGCCACATCCTCCCGTCCGTGCAGGCTCCGACGCTCGTCCTGCATCGGACCGGCGACCGCCAGACGAAGTTGGACGAGGGGCGGTACACCGCGGCGCACACACCCGGCGCGCGCATCTTGGAGCTCCCGGGAGACGACCACCTGTACCCGCTCGACGATCTCGTCCCCCACGTCGCGGCGTTCGTCGAGTCGCTCCGGGTCGAGGAGGCGGACTTCGATCGCGTCCTCGCGACGGTGCTGTTCACGGACGTGGTCGACTCCACCGTGCAGGCGGCCGCGCTCGGTGATGCCGGCTGGCGCGACGTGCGTGCCCGTCATGATCAGATCGTGCGCTCGCAGATCGCCCGGTACCGCGGACGCGAGATCAAGACGATGGGCGATGGGTTCCTCGCGACGTTCGACGGGCCGGCACGCGGGGTGCGCTGCGCGACGGCGGTCGCCGCCGCGGTCGGTCCGCTCGGGATCGAGATACGGGCGGGAGTGCACACCGGCGAGGTCGCGATCGAGGGCGATGACGTCGCGGGCCTCGGCGTGGTGATCGGTGCCCGGGTGGGCGCTCTCGCCGGTCCCTCGCAGGTGCTCGTCTCCCAGACCGTGAAGGATCTCGTTGCGGGGAGCGGCCTCATCTTCGAGGACGGGGGCGAACACGAGTTGAAAGGCGTCCCCGACCGCTGGCGCCTGTATCGGGTCGTGACATGAGCATCACCACCTCGGCTTACGCACGACAGGCACAAAATGCGCAGATCGGCGTCCCTGGCCGCTGGCGTGTCTACCGGGTGGTGAGCTGACCTTCGACGACGCAGTGGTCGCCAGAGGGAGCGAACGGGGATGGATGCTCATCGCGCTCGTGACGCGTACGAGTAGGAGCTCGTCGTCCTAGATCTAACGTTGTGACCAGTGAGTCGGGTGAGAAGCAGAAGGGAATCGCAGGTCAACGCCTCGCGCTACAAGCAGTACGAGTTAGAAACAAGTCGGACGCGGTACGCTCTCAAACGCCCAGGTCAGAGGCCTAGCGAATTGAGCGGATTCCCTTGTTACGCAGCGCATATGGCTGATAGAACCCACTTCAAGCACGAGGATGACGGTTTCGGCCCGAAGATGGCCAAGCGCCTCGAAGACATCTTGCGTCTCACAGAATGACGCAGCGGCGCGATTCGATGTAGCCCGGCGGCTGGGCATCCCGTTTGGCAACGATGCTCTCACCGAGCCAGCCTGCTTGCGGTCCTCGACCTCGGCGAATCACACTGGCCCCGGGAAGAACCCGGCGTCCGGCACGCGTGGAGCATCGGCGAGCGCGAACTCAAGGGTGTCCCCGATCGCCGGCGCCGCTACCGTGTGGGTGGGTTCATGACTCTGCGACCTGAGACGCGTTATGCCTGGAGCGGCGACGTGTGTCTCGCCTATCAGGTACTGGGTCAAGGGCCGCTCGACCTCCTCTACGTGCAGGGTTACTGCTCGAACGTCGACCTTGGCTGGGAGGGCCGGCACCTGTCGCGGTTCCTCCGCGGTCTCAACGAACACGGCAGGTTGATCCTGACCGACCGGCGTGGCTGGGGCTGTTCGGATCGCTTCTCCGCACGCGATGTGCAGGACATCGACGCGTACGTCGACGATGTCAGCGTCGTCCTGGACGCCGCCGCCTCGGATCGGGCGTTGATCGTCGCCTCCGGAGAGAGCGCGCTGCTAGCGTGCCTCTTCGCGGCTGGCCACCCGTCACGGACGTCGGGACTGGTCCTGATCGACGCCTTCCCCACCTACTCGTGGACCCCCGAGACGCCGTGGGCTTTGACACCCGAGCAGTGGCGAGAGGGCGCGGCCGGTATCCGCAAGCACTGGGGTAGCCAAGCGTGGGTTCATGAGACATCCGCCGGGCAGGTCGACGAACGGGAGCTGGACTGGTTCGCGCGCTACATGCGTTCCTCCATCACTCCGGCGGCGCTCGCCGCGGAGATGGAGCGCTACGTGGGCACCGATATCCGCTCCGTGCTCCCGGCGGTCCACGTGCCGTCGCTCGTGTTCGTCGATCTCGACGGAACCTGGGAGAACGTCCCCGAGGCCTCCCGCTACGTTGCTGCGCACGTCCCGGGCGCTCGGTCGGTGGAGCTGGCGAGCGGTCAGGGTCCGAATGTCCACGGTCTGCACTGGTACTCCCGCGCCGAGTCGATCCTTCGGGAGATCGGGTCGTTCGTGGACGGCCTGCGAGAGGAAGAATCGTCGTTCGACCGCGTGCTCGCCACCGTCTTGTTCACCGACATCGTCGATTCGACCGTGCAGGCCACCTCCCTCGGCGACCGACGCTGGCGCGAGATCCGAGAGGAGCACGACGCCATCGTGCGAGCGCAACTTGCCCGGTTCCGCGGGCGTGAGGTGAAGACGATGGGGGACGGATTCCTCGCAACCTTCGACGGGCCCGCGCGGGCCGTCCGCTGCGCGATCGCGATCGCGAGCGCGATAACGTCGCTCGGAATCGATGTCCGCACAGGCCTGCACACAGGCGAGGTCGAGCTCGACGGGGAGGACATCGCCGGCCTTGCCGTAGCGATCGGGGCCCGGGTTGGAGCGCTCGCTGGCCCGTCAGAGGTGCTCGTCTCTCAAACCGTGAGGGACCTTGTCTCCGGCAGCGGCCTCTCCTTCGATGACGCCGGCGAGCACGAGTTGAAGGGGATCCCCGACCGCTGGCGTCTCTATCGGGTCGTGAGCTGACCTTCGACCACGGTGGTCGTGAGAGATGGCCAAGCGGCTGGAGGGGCTCCTGCGCATCGATGCATGATCCCGGGCCGGTGTGTCCGGCCAGGCCGCCATACTGTCGCGCATGGTTTCATTCGATCCGGTCGCCGACGAGTACGAGGCTGGACGACCCGACCATCCGGAGGCGGTGTTCGACGCCCTGGAGCCGCTCGCCGGACTACTGATCCTCGAAGGTGGTGCGGGAACCGGGATCGCGACACGAGCGCTGCTCAGACGGGGTGCGCGCGTCGTCGCGTTCGACATCGGGGGCGGGGTCCTCGGGAAGGCCGCCAGTCGTACGCCCGGGCTCGCGGCCGTCGTCGCGGATGGTGCGTTCATGCCTTTCCGGGATCGCTGCGCGGACATGATCTGCTTCGCTCAGTCGTGGCACTGGCTCGACGAACGACGAAGGTGGGGTGAGGCGGCTCGCGTGCTCCGACGTGGTGGCCGATGGGCGGCCTGGTGGTCACTCCCACATGCCGACGGCGAAGCATGGTTCGACGCCTACTGGACGGCCGTGGAAGCTGAGACCGACGCCCGTCGACACCATCGGTTCCATGACGTCGGTGCCGACGCCCGCCGATCGGGCCTGTTCGATCCGGAGCCGATGGTCGTGATCCCATGGGTGCGCGACGTCACCGTGGACGGCTGGCTCATGGAGGAGCGGAGTAAGAGCTACACCGCAGCGATGTCCGAGGGCGATCGAAGGTCGTTCCTGCAGCGGGTCGAGCGGATCACGCGTGATCGATTCCCCGAGGGCTCGATGCGGGTCCGCTACGAGACCCGGCTCTGGACCGCGTCCGTGATCCGCCACGACACACACTGACGCTGCTGCGACCCAGGGAGGGTTCATGCATCTCGTCCGATACACCTCGACGACACCGGCCGTTCGGATCAGCGTCTTGGTGGCGGCAGGGGTGGGCGATCTCGTCGAGGTGTCGATCGACGGGATCGGCACGCTCTCGAACCCAGTGGTGTGATGGCGCCGCTGAGGATCTCGTTCGCGACCACGGTGACGGATCGCTCTCGACCGATCCTCGAGGGGCGCGTCCCGATCGAAGGCTGCGAGGTCACGCCGACCACCGGTGAGCCGGAGGACCTGTTCGGCAGAGCGCTGCGCGATCGGGAGTTCGACGTGACCGAGCTCTCGCTCAGCAGCTACCTCGTGGTCGTCGGCAGGGACTCGAGCCCCTACATCGCGGTGCCGGCGTTCCCGTCGCGCGCGTTCCGGCATTCGGCCGTGTACGTGCACGCGGCCAGCGGCATCGACCGTGCGGAGGACCTCGCGGGACGGACCGTCGGCACGCCGGAGTTCCAGCAGACCGCGGCGTTGTGGGTCCGCGGCATCCTCGCCGATCGTCACGGCGTGCCGCCCTCGGCGATCCAGTGGCGCAGCGGGGGACTGGAGCAACCCGGTGCGAAGGACCGGATCCCGATCAACCTGCGCGACGACATCGAGCTCCGCCCGATCGACGCCGACGCGACCCTCAACGGGATGCTCGCCGAGGGCGTGCTCGACGCGCTCATCTCGCCGCGCCCCCCGTCGAGCTTCCTGACCGGCGACCCCCGGGTGCGCCGACTCTGGCCCGACCACCACGCCGAGGAACGCCGCTTCTACGAGGAGACGAAGCTGTTCCCGATCATGCACGTCGTTGCGGTCCGTCGCGAGCTCGCAGAACGCCATCCGTGGCTGCCGCTGCACGTCCACGGCGCGTTCGCTGAGGCGAAGCGGCTCGCGATCCACGACCTCGAGCAGACGAACTTCCTCAGGGTCACCCTGCCGTGGGTCGAGCTCGACACGATCCGCGCGCTCATGGGCGAGGACTACTGGTCGTACGGCCTCGAGGCGAACCGAGCCGAGCTGGACGCGGTCACCCGCTGGTCGCACGCGGAGGGCCTCTCTCCCCGAGAGCTCGAGGTCCGCGAGCTGTTCCACCCCGCCACGTGGGATCTCAGGTCGTGATGATGTCAGCGTGACCGGCGCTCCCGGTCGGACGTGAGGCTGCTTCCTATCCAGACGTACCCCTCACCGATCGCGATGCTCGTCGGTCCGTACAGGAGCCCTCCTTCGGCGGGTTGGGCCGTGGCGGAGGCGGCATCAACTCGCTGGACCGTTCGATCGGACGTGTTCGCCACCACACGGTGGCTCCTCCCTGAACGGCGACCGCCTGCGGACCCGACCCCACGGGCGCGACGGCGGCCACGGCGTCGCCGTCCAGCCGCACGAGCGTGTTCACCGCGGGAACCGGACCTTCCTCGCCGACTCTCGCGAGAGCGAACACCGCGAGGGACACGGCGAGGATGGCGGCGACACCGGCCACGATCACGGCCGGATGTCGCCACGCCGGAACGGCGGTCGGCGGTTCCTCCATGGCGAGTTGCTCGCGTCGAGCTCCAAGGGACCAACCGGAACCCCTCTGAGAACACCACCGTCTCCCCCGACTCACCGTCGGCGGGAGG
Encoded here:
- a CDS encoding DUF72 domain-containing protein codes for the protein MTAKGTLHLGTSGFSFDGWKHGVFYPEGLKNREMLHYYSTQLSSVEINYTFRRFPTEKSLTTWREQAADGFVFTLKANQRITHFKRLRDADDDVRDFLDRAKVLGDRLGCVLFQCPPNLHYDRELIERFVGYLPPGPPAFAMEFRHASWNEAKDLLRDQGIAWCVAETDERDPKPEELSWEPVGYLRLRKTEYGDGELQEWAERIRPALESGADIFCYFKHEDRGASPKMAKRLEGLLHAERSSG
- a CDS encoding ABC transporter substrate-binding protein, producing MAPLRISFATTVTDRSRPILEGRVPIEGCEVTPTTGEPEDLFGRALRDREFDVTELSLSSYLVVVGRDSSPYIAVPAFPSRAFRHSAVYVHAASGIDRAEDLAGRTVGTPEFQQTAALWVRGILADRHGVPPSAIQWRSGGLEQPGAKDRIPINLRDDIELRPIDADATLNGMLAEGVLDALISPRPPSSFLTGDPRVRRLWPDHHAEERRFYEETKLFPIMHVVAVRRELAERHPWLPLHVHGAFAEAKRLAIHDLEQTNFLRVTLPWVELDTIRALMGEDYWSYGLEANRAELDAVTRWSHAEGLSPRELEVRELFHPATWDLRS
- a CDS encoding class I SAM-dependent methyltransferase — translated: MVSFDPVADEYEAGRPDHPEAVFDALEPLAGLLILEGGAGTGIATRALLRRGARVVAFDIGGGVLGKAASRTPGLAAVVADGAFMPFRDRCADMICFAQSWHWLDERRRWGEAARVLRRGGRWAAWWSLPHADGEAWFDAYWTAVEAETDARRHHRFHDVGADARRSGLFDPEPMVVIPWVRDVTVDGWLMEERSKSYTAAMSEGDRRSFLQRVERITRDRFPEGSMRVRYETRLWTASVIRHDTH
- a CDS encoding adenylate/guanylate cyclase domain-containing protein is translated as MTLRPETRYAWSGDVCLAYQVLGQGPLDLLYVQGYCSNVDLGWEGRHLSRFLRGLNEHGRLILTDRRGWGCSDRFSARDVQDIDAYVDDVSVVLDAAASDRALIVASGESALLACLFAAGHPSRTSGLVLIDAFPTYSWTPETPWALTPEQWREGAAGIRKHWGSQAWVHETSAGQVDERELDWFARYMRSSITPAALAAEMERYVGTDIRSVLPAVHVPSLVFVDLDGTWENVPEASRYVAAHVPGARSVELASGQGPNVHGLHWYSRAESILREIGSFVDGLREEESSFDRVLATVLFTDIVDSTVQATSLGDRRWREIREEHDAIVRAQLARFRGREVKTMGDGFLATFDGPARAVRCAIAIASAITSLGIDVRTGLHTGEVELDGEDIAGLAVAIGARVGALAGPSEVLVSQTVRDLVSGSGLSFDDAGEHELKGIPDRWRLYRVVS
- a CDS encoding alpha/beta fold hydrolase codes for the protein MAQSPETRYARAADGIHVGYQVVGSGPVDIVFVPFDYSNIEAAWDFPPFVSFVRGLASIGRVLVFDRRGSGTSDRSWTGEAATIEAQMDDIRAVMDAASSERAFLFGIESGASLCFTFAATHPHRTSGVIVQAPMVRGTPAPDYPGTWSREMYEEYFERIEHAWGTDAFVREVLEDLSPSLLHDETVVRAFGRQLRLSASPGDAIARDRAVMETDVRHILPSVQAPTLVLHRTGDRQTKLDEGRYTAAHTPGARILELPGDDHLYPLDDLVPHVAAFVESLRVEEADFDRVLATVLFTDVVDSTVQAAALGDAGWRDVRARHDQIVRSQIARYRGREIKTMGDGFLATFDGPARGVRCATAVAAAVGPLGIEIRAGVHTGEVAIEGDDVAGLGVVIGARVGALAGPSQVLVSQTVKDLVAGSGLIFEDGGEHELKGVPDRWRLYRVVT
- a CDS encoding adenylate/guanylate cyclase domain-containing protein yields the protein MDLPETRYAETTDGVSIAYQVVDDGPVDLVWIPGFVSHVEFGWTHPPLARLYRRIASFSRLILFDKRGTGLSDRVAPNYVPDLETRMIDVQAVMDATDSERAVILGLSEGGPMAMLFAATYPERTIALVAFGETPRYAWAPDFPWGETDEELERFIAEDRARWGTNDWAADELRSWAGRSKADDPVEVAFFATLARMGASPGAGETLWRMNHQIDVRAILPSIHVPTLEIAREGDPVPPPDGYTAKRIPGCRHVTLPGDDHFPWQGDAEALIAEIERFIRSVHDDEAELSRVLCTVLFTDIVDSTAQAAAMGDRRWREVADDHDRILRGQIARYHGREVKTMGDGFLATFDGPARAIRAATASAEAVKRLGIEIRAGLHTGECERIGEDVGGIAVAIGARVGAKARPSEVLVSQTVKDLVAGSGLIFEDGGEHELKGVPDRWRLYRVINN